One window of the Pieris brassicae chromosome 4, ilPieBrab1.1, whole genome shotgun sequence genome contains the following:
- the LOC123708824 gene encoding uncharacterized protein LOC123708824 has protein sequence MITRKLCFLFLAAIVSLTGCSEDGIRRKRVRADSAAVREPAQALDAPEPEVKTASAPSSFLSPSVKEYLELGMAIPGKPGIDYPLLGAVPYTNFYCDEQAYPGFFADMDTRCQAWHYCDIDGRQASFLCPNGTVFSQGVASCDWWFNVRCALSPALYPLNARLYRRRKKQRKPKPHRVIDKKLIDEIFL, from the exons atgatCACCagaaaactttgttttttatttttggcgGCTATTGTTTCTCTAACTG GATGCTCTGAAGATGGTATTAGAAGGAAACGCGTGCGTGCAGACAGTGCTGCCGTAAGAGAGCCGGCTCAAGCCTTAGATGCTCCCGAGCCAGAAGTCAAAACCGCCTCGGCACCTAGTTCCTTTCTCAGCCCCTCAGTTAAAGAGTACCTTGAACTTGGAATGGCTATACCTG GAAAGCCGGGAATTGATTATCCGTTGCTCGGCGCAGTGCCGTATACAAACTTCTATTGTGATGAACAAGCCTACCCCGGATTCTTTGCTGATATGGATACACGGTGCCAAG CGTGGCACTATTGCGATATAGATGGGCGGCAGGCATCCTTCCTCTGCCCTAACGGGACGGTGTTTTCGCAAGGTGTCGCATCTTGTGATTGGTGGTTCAACGTGAGATGTGCCCTCTCGCCAGCTCTGTACCCTCTCAATGCCCGACTCTACAGACGCAGGAAAAAGCAAAGAAAACCTAAACCGCACAGAGTGATCGACAAGAAGCTTATtgacgaaatatttttataa